One Pullulanibacillus sp. KACC 23026 DNA segment encodes these proteins:
- the cas1c gene encoding type I-C CRISPR-associated endonuclease Cas1c, whose protein sequence is MRKLLNSLFITSPDVYLTLNGENIVVKKEESDIGRVPLHNLESIYAFGYSGASPALMGACAERNISLVFLTKNGRFLAKVIGESRGNVILRKAQYRISDSDSLSLLIAKHFIIGKVYNNKWILERMTRDYPLRIDLSMFKEVSRELSKNLIEIKNATDLELLRGYEGQAAILYNKVFDQMILQQKEDFFFKGRNRRPPMDNVNAMLSFAYTLLANDTAAALEAVGLDAYVGFLHRDRPGRVSLALDLMEELRGVFADRFVISLINKKIVNKNDFFVKENGAVIMIDEARKKFLKAWQDKKQEKIKHPFLGEKISWGLVPYAQAILLARHIRGDLDGYPPFLWK, encoded by the coding sequence ATGAGAAAACTATTGAACAGCTTATTTATAACAAGTCCTGATGTCTATTTAACTTTGAACGGTGAAAATATTGTTGTAAAGAAAGAAGAAAGTGATATTGGGAGAGTTCCCCTACACAATCTAGAGTCTATTTATGCCTTTGGGTATAGCGGTGCCAGTCCTGCTTTGATGGGTGCCTGTGCGGAAAGAAATATTTCGCTTGTTTTTCTAACAAAGAACGGTCGTTTTTTGGCAAAGGTGATCGGTGAAAGTAGAGGTAATGTTATCTTAAGAAAGGCTCAATATCGAATATCAGATAGTGATTCACTCAGTTTATTGATAGCAAAGCATTTCATTATTGGGAAAGTATATAACAACAAATGGATCTTAGAACGTATGACCCGCGATTACCCTTTAAGAATTGATCTCTCCATGTTTAAAGAGGTTTCAAGGGAATTGTCTAAAAACTTAATAGAAATTAAAAATGCAACGGATTTGGAACTTTTGAGAGGATATGAAGGACAAGCTGCTATTCTTTACAATAAAGTTTTTGATCAAATGATTCTCCAACAAAAAGAAGATTTCTTTTTTAAAGGTAGGAATCGTAGACCGCCAATGGATAATGTCAATGCGATGCTATCATTTGCTTATACACTTTTAGCAAATGATACAGCAGCGGCACTCGAAGCAGTAGGCCTGGATGCTTATGTAGGGTTCTTGCATCGAGACCGTCCTGGAAGGGTTTCTCTTGCACTTGATCTTATGGAGGAGTTAAGAGGAGTATTCGCGGATCGATTTGTTATTTCTTTGATCAATAAGAAAATTGTTAATAAAAATGATTTCTTTGTTAAAGAGAATGGTGCAGTTATTATGATAGATGAAGCCCGGAAAAAATTTCTAAAGGCTTGGCAGGATAAGAAGCAAGAGAAAATAAAGCACCCTTTCTTGGGAGAAAAAATCTCTTGGGGTCTGGTTCCTTATGCACAAGCCATATTATTAGCCAGACATATAAGAGGTGATTTAGATGGGTATCCGCCTTTCTTATGGAAGTAG
- a CDS encoding MATE family efflux transporter translates to MNTKDKSLFRLTWPIFIEILLQMLMGSADTLMLSHYSDSSVAAVGMANQILQIVFVLFNFTTLGTIIMVSRLLGAKDKGEALQVGYTSIVMNASVGLILGLVLWLSGHGLLHLMNTPFELMAQAMTYLNVVGGFIFLAAISMTIGAILRSFGFTKDAMMVTIGINILNIIGNLLFVFGPGMFPRLGVYGSALSTTVSRAIGVIILLSLLIIRTGVVPKLSMFVKHRLDHLKELMKIGVPSAGEQLSYDLSQLVITYFVTLLGTEALTTKIYLQNIMMFIFLFSVSVGEGSQILISHYVGAGRYKEAFLRGMTSIKVGFIGSFTIAIFFYFFGQGILGLFTHNPDILHEGKWLLLLTVILEPGRAFNLILISALRCVGDVRYPVYLGMIVMWLIGLPVAWLCGIALDLGLMGIWISFITDEWLRGLLIYRRWTNKRWERYIGVKEKVETEGIS, encoded by the coding sequence TTGAATACAAAAGATAAGTCTCTTTTTAGGTTAACTTGGCCAATATTTATCGAAATCTTGCTGCAGATGTTGATGGGAAGTGCGGATACACTCATGCTGAGCCACTACTCCGATTCATCTGTGGCGGCAGTTGGAATGGCTAATCAGATCTTGCAAATCGTCTTTGTGCTCTTTAATTTTACAACTTTAGGAACGATCATAATGGTATCTAGACTGTTGGGAGCGAAAGACAAGGGAGAAGCACTGCAGGTCGGATACACTTCAATTGTCATGAATGCTAGTGTTGGTCTTATTCTAGGCCTTGTTCTATGGCTATCAGGTCATGGGTTGCTTCATTTAATGAATACGCCTTTTGAATTAATGGCACAGGCGATGACCTATTTGAATGTGGTAGGAGGATTTATTTTCCTTGCTGCGATTAGCATGACAATTGGGGCTATTCTTAGAAGCTTTGGATTTACAAAAGATGCCATGATGGTCACAATCGGCATTAATATCTTGAATATCATTGGCAACTTGCTTTTTGTATTCGGTCCGGGAATGTTTCCAAGGCTTGGCGTGTACGGTTCAGCCTTATCGACAACAGTGAGTCGGGCAATTGGCGTGATCATCCTACTGAGTTTACTGATAATAAGGACAGGTGTTGTTCCCAAGCTCTCCATGTTTGTGAAGCACCGATTGGATCATTTAAAGGAGCTTATGAAGATTGGCGTGCCTTCTGCAGGTGAGCAACTGTCTTATGATTTATCACAACTCGTCATTACTTATTTTGTCACGCTTCTTGGAACGGAAGCATTGACTACTAAAATTTACCTGCAAAATATTATGATGTTCATTTTTCTATTTTCGGTTTCCGTTGGTGAGGGGTCACAAATTCTGATTAGCCATTATGTCGGAGCGGGGCGTTATAAAGAAGCTTTCTTACGAGGAATGACTAGTATTAAGGTCGGATTTATCGGCTCCTTTACCATTGCAATCTTCTTTTACTTTTTTGGGCAAGGCATTCTTGGACTGTTCACTCATAATCCAGACATCCTTCATGAAGGAAAGTGGCTGTTATTGCTCACTGTTATACTTGAGCCTGGTCGGGCATTTAATCTCATCTTGATCAGCGCGTTACGATGCGTTGGGGATGTTCGCTACCCTGTTTATTTGGGCATGATCGTGATGTGGTTAATCGGATTGCCGGTTGCTTGGCTTTGCGGCATCGCATTGGATCTTGGACTCATGGGCATATGGATCAGCTTCATAACGGATGAGTGGCTCCGCGGCCTCTTAATCTACCGGCGCTGGACCAATAAAAGGTGGGAACGATATATAGGTGTGAAGGAAAAAGTCGAAACTGAGGGAATCAGCTAA
- the cas7c gene encoding type I-C CRISPR-associated protein Cas7/Csd2, whose protein sequence is MGSLEHKIDFAVVFSARNANPNGDPLNGNRPRQNYDGYGEVSDVCLKRKIRNRLQDAGELIFVQSDERKTDSFKSLKERADSKEELKKAEKAKNAELFGDIACQTWFDVRSFGQVFAFKGDSLSVGVRGPVSIHPAVSLHPIDVSSIQITKSVNSTTSDKKGSDTMGMKHRVDFGIYVFYGSINTQLAEKTGFTNEDAEKLKQALITLFENDASSARPDGSMEVHNVYWWEHNSKLGQYSSAKVHRSLKFDVNTDEPRSVDDITVTLENLDNLSCQVYAGQ, encoded by the coding sequence ATGGGTAGCTTAGAACACAAAATTGATTTTGCGGTTGTTTTCTCTGCGCGGAATGCAAATCCAAATGGTGATCCATTAAATGGTAATCGTCCAAGACAAAATTATGATGGTTATGGTGAAGTGTCAGATGTTTGTTTAAAACGTAAGATTAGAAATCGATTACAGGATGCTGGAGAACTAATTTTTGTTCAATCGGATGAAAGAAAAACGGATAGTTTTAAAAGTTTAAAAGAACGTGCAGATTCTAAAGAAGAATTGAAAAAGGCTGAGAAGGCAAAAAATGCGGAGCTTTTTGGTGATATAGCTTGCCAAACATGGTTTGATGTAAGAAGTTTTGGACAGGTGTTTGCATTCAAAGGTGATTCTTTGTCTGTCGGGGTTAGAGGACCTGTCTCTATTCATCCCGCTGTTAGTCTCCATCCAATTGATGTTTCAAGTATTCAAATTACGAAGAGTGTGAATTCAACAACATCTGATAAAAAAGGTTCAGATACAATGGGGATGAAACATCGAGTTGATTTTGGTATTTATGTATTTTATGGGAGCATAAATACCCAACTAGCAGAGAAAACAGGATTTACGAATGAAGATGCTGAAAAACTTAAACAAGCTCTTATAACTTTATTTGAGAATGATGCATCTTCAGCTAGGCCTGATGGAAGTATGGAAGTTCACAATGTTTATTGGTGGGAGCATAATTCGAAATTGGGTCAATACTCCTCTGCAAAGGTTCATCGTTCGCTTAAATTTGATGTAAACACAGATGAACCTAGATCGGTTGATGATATTACTGTGACTCTTGAAAATTTAGATAACCTCTCTTGTCAAGTTTATGCAGGACAATAA
- a CDS encoding spore gernimation protein GerPD: protein MILNVINHGLSIGSIELKGISSSSVLLIGDCQSINLSSEFDTPPESLIVASGNALVPLSPR, encoded by the coding sequence ATGATTTTAAATGTGATCAATCATGGTCTATCGATCGGTTCGATTGAGCTAAAAGGGATCTCCTCTTCTTCTGTTTTATTAATTGGCGATTGCCAGAGCATAAATCTTTCCTCTGAATTTGATACACCACCGGAATCCCTGATTGTTGCAAGTGGAAACGCCCTTGTTCCGCTATCACCTAGATAA
- the gerPC gene encoding spore germination protein GerPC has product MAMDPNTLNHLHHLNQWIQALQERLDYAENRINQLEEKLEQLKNDKKMNVGRIEYKFDQLKIEKLDGTLNIGLTPKTGEGTLDDIMVGDSPITMTNPDRSSGLPKNPSNQSPLIQAVHDRIEAYLQHEAMNHLIRIEKEQGFPLNDPYRLFILEDIRKQIPQRLTQLEQGLQADPSTRELIYQDPDKAESLLYEEMKKEIENGTEQFILKLKSGSDA; this is encoded by the coding sequence ATGGCCATGGACCCGAATACACTCAATCACCTTCACCATTTAAATCAATGGATTCAAGCTCTTCAAGAGCGGTTAGACTATGCAGAAAATCGCATCAACCAACTAGAAGAAAAATTAGAACAGCTTAAGAATGACAAGAAAATGAATGTTGGTCGGATTGAATATAAATTTGACCAGTTAAAAATTGAAAAGCTTGATGGAACGCTTAATATTGGCTTAACACCCAAAACAGGAGAAGGGACGCTGGATGACATTATGGTAGGGGACTCGCCCATTACAATGACAAACCCCGATAGATCTAGTGGGCTTCCTAAAAACCCTTCCAATCAAAGCCCTCTGATTCAGGCGGTCCATGATCGGATCGAAGCTTATCTCCAACATGAAGCGATGAACCACTTGATCCGTATTGAGAAAGAACAAGGCTTCCCGCTTAATGATCCCTATCGCCTTTTTATCTTGGAAGATATCCGAAAGCAAATCCCTCAGCGCCTTACACAATTAGAACAAGGGTTACAAGCTGATCCCTCAACACGGGAGCTCATTTATCAAGACCCTGATAAAGCTGAATCGCTTTTATATGAGGAGATGAAAAAGGAAATTGAGAATGGGACGGAACAATTTATTTTAAAATTAAAGAGTGGAAGTGACGCCTAA
- the cas4 gene encoding CRISPR-associated protein Cas4, whose protein sequence is MQDNNEDEYLMLSGIQHFIFCKRQWALIHIEQQWEENVRTVEGQHIHIKADQPLIREKRQNKLIVRALPIKSTELGATGICDVVEFIQNDKGVSVFNSKEKYLPIPIEYKRGKPKKDDSDVLQLTAQAICLEEMLLCAVDTGYIFYNEIKHRVEVPISEENRIRVRKMFKEMHHFFNNNYTPKVRTGTFCKSCSLQHICMPTLMTKQSVSSYIERVLKE, encoded by the coding sequence ATGCAGGACAATAACGAAGATGAATACCTGATGCTATCAGGTATTCAACATTTTATATTTTGTAAGCGTCAATGGGCACTAATCCATATTGAACAGCAATGGGAAGAAAATGTCAGGACAGTTGAAGGACAACATATCCATATTAAAGCAGACCAGCCATTAATAAGAGAGAAGAGACAAAATAAATTAATTGTTAGAGCCCTACCGATCAAATCAACAGAACTAGGTGCAACGGGTATTTGTGATGTTGTCGAATTTATCCAGAATGATAAAGGAGTTTCGGTTTTTAACTCCAAAGAAAAGTATTTACCTATCCCAATTGAATATAAAAGGGGAAAGCCTAAGAAGGATGATTCAGATGTTCTTCAATTAACAGCTCAAGCGATATGTCTTGAGGAGATGCTGCTATGTGCGGTTGATACGGGCTATATTTTCTACAATGAAATTAAACATCGCGTGGAAGTTCCAATTTCAGAAGAAAATAGAATAAGGGTAAGAAAGATGTTTAAGGAGATGCATCATTTTTTTAACAATAACTATACACCCAAAGTAAGAACTGGGACCTTTTGTAAAAGTTGTTCACTCCAACATATATGTATGCCCACGTTAATGACTAAGCAATCGGTTAGTAGTTATATCGAAAGGGTTCTAAAAGAATGA
- the cas3 gene encoding CRISPR-associated helicase Cas3' has protein sequence MDSIAHIRQLDGTIQTIEEHLFGVRDLAKRFGDKIGVGQLAGLAGWLHDTGKYSDEFRDYIIEAVNNPDHPPKKGSVDHSTAGGKILYNKLHLQDTSVAEKLIAEIIGNVIISHHSGLQDFLNPQLESDYLKRVSEKIIEDFQPLTKKFYANITKETELDDYLKECEGEILDYMKENLRGSSGKIQLFFMFLTKYIFSCLIDADRTNTRCFEENDSEIRAAFDPFLFERYYQTLLNHLVELKKRPDSDHPINKLRAKMSEECDRSAENPSGIYTLSIPTGGGKTLASLRYALKHAIRYQKERIIYVVPYTTIIEQNADEVKRILDDQDNILEHHSNVIEKEDQEDYSHYIKEKVLKLAKDNWDVPIIFTTMVQFLNTFYSKGTRNIRRLHNLAHSVLIFDEVQSVPVNCVSLFNEALNFLKQTCHSSILLCTATQPALDFVKRKLESIDGEVIQNLSRVSEAFKRVEIVDKTRDSGWTTEELSEFVRGNFNESLSILVILNTKTVVRKLFNQFKESHSNLQVYHLSTSMCAAHRKEILKKVKKAIQSRERVLCISTQLIEAGVDISFDCVIRSLAGLDSIAQAAGRCNRHGKLDIRNVYVVNHREENLTRLKEIKVGADITHRILRDRKSREGLKDILSRETMSLYFKNYYTQFDNDLDYPIKALENRKMYDLLNTNKDYVNAYKSKNGKPINLVLNTSIKTASQYFEVIDNQTTSVLVPYGDGEDLIAELNGDIGIRDMTVLLKRAQQYTVNVFQHEINELSKNNNLIYLREGTIICLRENAYDLEFGVSLEGEGTMEGHFI, from the coding sequence ATGGATTCAATAGCGCATATCCGCCAGTTAGACGGTACTATTCAAACGATTGAGGAACACCTATTTGGAGTAAGAGACCTCGCCAAACGTTTCGGAGATAAAATAGGAGTCGGACAACTCGCTGGCCTAGCGGGTTGGCTTCATGATACTGGAAAATATAGTGACGAGTTTAGAGATTACATAATTGAAGCGGTTAATAACCCCGATCATCCCCCAAAAAAGGGAAGTGTTGATCATTCGACAGCTGGGGGAAAGATTCTGTACAATAAGCTTCATTTGCAAGATACCAGTGTTGCAGAAAAGTTAATTGCTGAAATAATTGGGAACGTTATTATATCACATCACTCGGGCCTTCAAGATTTTTTAAATCCGCAGCTTGAGTCTGACTACTTAAAAAGAGTCAGTGAGAAAATAATAGAAGATTTTCAGCCGCTCACTAAAAAGTTTTATGCAAACATAACCAAAGAAACGGAATTAGATGACTACCTTAAAGAGTGTGAAGGTGAGATTCTTGATTATATGAAAGAGAATCTACGAGGCAGTTCTGGGAAAATCCAATTATTCTTTATGTTTTTAACCAAATATATATTTAGCTGTTTAATTGATGCAGACCGAACTAATACAAGGTGCTTTGAAGAAAATGATTCGGAGATTAGAGCTGCGTTTGACCCCTTTTTATTTGAACGCTACTATCAAACCCTATTAAACCATTTAGTGGAATTAAAAAAACGTCCAGATTCAGACCATCCTATTAATAAGCTCCGTGCTAAAATGTCGGAAGAATGTGATAGATCCGCGGAAAACCCCTCAGGAATTTACACCTTATCTATCCCAACAGGAGGTGGAAAGACACTAGCCAGTTTACGATATGCTCTTAAACATGCGATTAGATATCAGAAAGAGCGAATTATTTATGTTGTTCCTTATACGACTATTATCGAACAGAACGCTGATGAAGTGAAGAGAATCCTTGATGATCAAGACAACATCTTGGAGCACCATTCAAACGTCATTGAGAAAGAAGATCAAGAAGATTATTCCCATTATATAAAGGAGAAAGTTCTAAAGCTTGCAAAAGATAATTGGGATGTACCGATTATTTTCACAACCATGGTTCAGTTTCTTAATACTTTTTATTCAAAAGGCACACGAAATATTAGACGTTTACATAATTTGGCTCATTCAGTCCTCATATTTGATGAGGTTCAATCGGTGCCAGTGAATTGTGTGTCTTTATTTAATGAGGCGTTAAATTTTCTTAAGCAAACCTGTCATTCCAGTATCCTATTGTGTACGGCGACACAGCCAGCCTTAGATTTTGTTAAAAGGAAATTGGAATCAATTGATGGTGAAGTGATCCAGAATTTATCGAGGGTTTCAGAAGCTTTTAAGCGAGTTGAAATTGTTGATAAAACACGAGATAGTGGTTGGACGACGGAAGAATTATCTGAGTTTGTACGGGGGAATTTTAATGAATCATTGAGTATATTAGTTATTTTAAATACAAAAACGGTTGTTCGAAAGCTGTTCAACCAATTTAAAGAAAGTCACTCAAATTTACAAGTCTATCATTTAAGTACTTCTATGTGTGCAGCACACCGTAAAGAGATCCTAAAAAAGGTTAAGAAAGCGATTCAAAGCAGAGAACGGGTATTGTGCATTAGTACCCAATTAATCGAGGCAGGAGTTGATATAAGTTTTGATTGTGTCATTCGTTCATTGGCAGGCTTAGATTCAATCGCCCAGGCAGCAGGGCGATGTAACCGACATGGAAAACTGGATATAAGAAATGTATACGTTGTAAATCATAGAGAGGAAAACCTTACACGTTTAAAGGAAATCAAGGTAGGGGCGGATATAACACATAGAATATTAAGAGATAGGAAGAGTAGGGAAGGGTTAAAGGACATCCTATCAAGAGAAACTATGTCACTTTATTTCAAAAATTATTACACACAGTTTGATAATGACTTAGATTACCCTATAAAGGCGTTAGAGAATAGAAAAATGTATGATCTATTAAATACTAATAAGGATTATGTAAATGCCTACAAAAGTAAAAATGGAAAACCAATTAATCTGGTTTTAAATACAAGTATTAAAACTGCCAGCCAATATTTTGAAGTCATTGATAATCAAACTACATCTGTTTTAGTTCCATATGGAGACGGGGAAGATCTTATTGCTGAACTTAATGGAGATATTGGTATAAGAGATATGACGGTTCTTTTGAAAAGAGCTCAGCAATATACGGTAAATGTCTTTCAGCATGAAATCAATGAATTGAGCAAGAATAACAATCTTATTTATTTAAGAGAAGGGACGATTATTTGTTTGAGAGAGAATGCCTATGATCTCGAATTTGGAGTGAGTTTAGAAGGGGAAGGCACAATGGAAGGACATTTCATTTGA
- the cas5c gene encoding type I-C CRISPR-associated protein Cas5c, producing MRNQIEFEVFGSYALFTDPVTKMGGEKLSYQVPTYQALKGIVESIYWKPTIIWVIDEVRVMNPIRMEAKGIRPIKYQDGKNDLANYTYLKDVNYQVRAHFIFNPHRKDLAADRNENKHHNIAKRCVMVGGRRDIFLGTRECQGYVEACEFGNGTGFYDDYGDIHLGTMVHGINYPDETGQKVMETRLWQPVMSNGVIKFIHPEECKLVRPIKEMAAKEFSLESIHSVDDLHDEIINERRN from the coding sequence ATGCGGAATCAAATTGAATTTGAAGTCTTTGGTTCATATGCGTTATTTACAGATCCAGTCACTAAAATGGGTGGTGAAAAGTTATCCTATCAAGTTCCTACCTATCAAGCTCTAAAGGGGATTGTGGAATCAATTTACTGGAAACCAACTATTATTTGGGTCATTGACGAAGTACGGGTAATGAATCCGATTAGGATGGAGGCGAAGGGAATTCGCCCCATTAAGTACCAAGATGGAAAAAATGATTTAGCTAATTACACGTATCTTAAAGATGTTAACTATCAAGTGCGTGCACATTTCATTTTTAATCCTCACCGCAAGGATCTAGCTGCTGACAGAAACGAAAATAAACATCACAATATTGCTAAACGGTGTGTAATGGTTGGCGGCAGAAGAGATATTTTCTTAGGCACAAGAGAATGCCAAGGCTATGTTGAAGCTTGTGAATTCGGGAATGGGACAGGCTTTTATGATGATTATGGGGATATTCATTTAGGAACAATGGTCCATGGTATTAATTATCCGGATGAAACTGGACAAAAAGTAATGGAAACACGTCTTTGGCAACCGGTTATGTCAAATGGTGTCATCAAATTTATCCATCCAGAAGAATGTAAATTGGTTCGCCCTATTAAGGAAATGGCAGCTAAAGAGTTTAGTTTAGAATCGATTCACTCAGTTGATGACCTCCATGATGAAATTATAAATGAAAGGAGGAATTAG
- the cas8c gene encoding type I-C CRISPR-associated protein Cas8c/Csd1: MSWLLDLYETYERNANQVGCFNKRKDGQEYTLLPESHTTQNAQIEVVVTEQGDFYSASVIEKKEAETVIPCTEDSFSRTSAPVPHPLHDKLMYVAGDFLAFGGQVKTGNPFNNYIMQLKEWAESDFTHPKIRAIYHYLKEGTLIQDLVNCSVLYVDRYNHLIKKWTKDEEALFGEKPPLFRVMNDTQDKVFVRFDVHIPGEINRRLWKDKAVYDSFIRFYKQKLKEKDFCYVTGREEAKTDKHSTKIRHSADMAKLISANDNSGYTFRGRFLKGDDVANISYKVSQKAHNALKWLILKQGKTIDGRVFLVWGNDQTEVPSPQDDLHSLLIEMDLIKETEVIEEGDSTHQVFAELFNKAITGFKSSLNYESNVMILILDAATPGRLSVLYYRNLNKEEYLSRIQNWHKTCSWLHEYKKDENKKTIHFYGAPATRDIAFAAYGSHASEKLVKGLMERMLSCVIDGRKVPLDIIKSAIHRASNPVSMDEWEWKKTLSITCALLKKHYEKEGYNVSLDPTNKNRDYLFGRLLALADVLERRALSNEDRRATNAIRYMNAFSRHPSRTWDIIQSNLQPYQARLGDQSLYLNKLIDEVASNIAIEDFNNKPLSGVYLLGFYSQRHELYKSKKDKESEQEKQIVGSDF, translated from the coding sequence ATGAGCTGGCTCTTGGATTTATATGAGACCTATGAAAGGAATGCTAATCAGGTGGGGTGTTTCAATAAGAGAAAGGATGGCCAGGAATATACTTTATTACCTGAATCTCATACGACACAAAATGCCCAAATAGAGGTAGTGGTAACAGAACAAGGAGATTTTTATTCTGCAAGTGTAATTGAAAAAAAAGAGGCTGAAACAGTGATCCCTTGCACGGAAGACTCTTTTAGTAGAACAAGTGCACCTGTTCCACACCCTTTGCATGATAAATTAATGTATGTCGCTGGAGACTTTCTTGCCTTTGGGGGACAAGTTAAAACCGGCAATCCTTTTAATAATTACATTATGCAATTAAAAGAATGGGCTGAGTCTGACTTTACCCATCCCAAAATAAGGGCCATTTATCACTATTTAAAAGAAGGGACTCTCATTCAAGATTTGGTAAATTGTTCTGTTCTTTATGTCGATCGTTATAATCACTTAATAAAGAAATGGACTAAAGATGAAGAAGCATTGTTCGGGGAGAAACCACCTTTATTCCGGGTTATGAATGATACACAGGACAAAGTGTTTGTGAGATTTGATGTACACATACCTGGGGAAATAAATCGCAGATTGTGGAAAGACAAGGCGGTTTATGATTCCTTTATACGTTTTTATAAGCAGAAATTGAAAGAAAAAGATTTTTGTTATGTTACAGGGAGAGAAGAGGCCAAAACAGATAAACACAGTACAAAAATTAGACATTCAGCCGACATGGCAAAATTAATTTCAGCTAATGACAATTCTGGTTATACATTTAGGGGACGATTCCTCAAAGGAGATGATGTGGCGAATATAAGTTATAAGGTTTCTCAAAAAGCTCATAATGCTTTGAAGTGGTTAATTTTAAAACAGGGTAAGACTATTGATGGACGGGTATTCCTTGTTTGGGGGAACGATCAGACAGAAGTCCCCTCCCCTCAGGACGATTTACATAGCTTATTAATTGAGATGGATCTTATTAAAGAGACGGAGGTTATTGAAGAGGGGGATTCTACCCACCAAGTGTTTGCTGAACTGTTTAATAAAGCCATTACAGGTTTCAAGTCCAGTCTCAACTATGAATCTAACGTAATGATTTTAATTCTAGATGCTGCAACCCCAGGTCGCCTCTCTGTTCTATATTATCGAAATTTAAATAAGGAAGAATATCTTAGCCGAATACAAAACTGGCATAAAACCTGTAGTTGGCTTCATGAGTATAAAAAGGATGAAAACAAGAAAACGATTCATTTTTATGGAGCTCCGGCCACAAGGGATATTGCTTTTGCCGCATACGGGAGCCATGCCAGTGAAAAGCTCGTAAAAGGATTGATGGAACGGATGCTGTCTTGCGTAATAGATGGAAGGAAGGTTCCATTGGATATCATCAAGTCTGCCATACATCGGGCATCCAATCCTGTGTCAATGGATGAGTGGGAATGGAAAAAAACGTTAAGTATTACTTGTGCGCTTCTAAAAAAGCATTACGAGAAGGAGGGGTATAACGTGTCTCTTGATCCTACCAACAAAAACAGAGATTATTTGTTTGGAAGATTATTAGCACTTGCTGATGTCCTTGAAAGAAGGGCATTATCGAACGAAGATAGGAGAGCTACGAACGCAATTAGATATATGAATGCTTTTTCAAGGCACCCTTCTAGAACTTGGGATATTATTCAATCAAATTTGCAGCCTTACCAAGCAAGGTTGGGTGATCAATCACTCTACCTAAACAAATTAATAGATGAAGTTGCCTCCAATATTGCAATAGAAGATTTTAATAATAAGCCATTAAGCGGTGTCTATTTATTGGGTTTTTACAGCCAAAGACATGAACTCTATAAAAGTAAGAAGGACAAAGAAAGTGAACAAGAAAAACAAATTGTTGGGAGTGACTTTTAA
- a CDS encoding spore germination protein yields the protein MPAVVGAVKVNSISGSGIFHIGDVWRINANSTLKTFAGAGSFNTGDYLYVQNGYSMTSTNDSDFIDNVNFGNI from the coding sequence ATGCCAGCAGTTGTAGGAGCGGTAAAAGTAAACTCAATTTCAGGAAGCGGCATTTTCCACATTGGGGATGTTTGGCGGATTAACGCAAACAGTACGCTCAAAACATTTGCGGGTGCAGGTTCATTTAATACAGGGGATTATCTTTATGTTCAAAATGGCTATAGCATGACGAGTACGAATGACTCTGATTTCATCGACAACGTCAACTTCGGGAACATCTAG
- the cas2 gene encoding CRISPR-associated endonuclease Cas2 gives MLVVITYDVSTIDPGGKKRLRQVSKLCQDYGLRVQNSVFECVVDSTQLRQLKYKLLEIINKETDSLRFYRLGDNYKTKVEHIGNKETFDLEGYLFI, from the coding sequence GTGTTAGTGGTCATTACTTATGATGTCAGCACAATTGATCCTGGAGGAAAAAAGAGGTTAAGGCAGGTTTCAAAGCTGTGTCAAGATTATGGTTTAAGAGTTCAAAATTCCGTTTTTGAATGTGTTGTCGATTCAACTCAATTAAGACAATTGAAATATAAATTACTAGAGATCATAAACAAAGAAACAGATAGCCTTCGTTTTTATCGTTTAGGGGACAATTATAAGACAAAAGTCGAACATATTGGAAATAAAGAAACGTTTGATTTAGAAGGGTACCTATTTATTTGA